The Oryzihumus leptocrescens sequence GCCCGTTGACGCACTCGGTGTCGGCGCCGGCGGGGACCTGCAGGTCGGGGGAGACGATGAGCGCAGGGCGCATCCGGTGCGCCGCCACCTGGTGGGCCAGTGCCGAGCCCAGCCCCATGCTGCGCACCCAGGTGAACGGCGAGCCGGGGTAGCCGTGGAACGTCTCCAGCACGGGGTAGCGGACCGAGGCGTTGGCGTGACTGGCGTATCCGGCGGGCAGGCGCACCACGACGAGGCCGGTGACGCCGCTGCGCGGCCCGCGCACGGTGTACAGCAGGTCCCCGGACCCGTCCGTCGTGGTGGCCAGCGCCGGCAGGCGGCCGGTCGCGCGCTGGGCCGCAGCGCCGGCGACGGCGCGGGAGGCCGCGTCCGTGGCGGTCGCGCCACGCTGGAGCGTCGTCGTCGTGACCGTGCCGCTGAGCGCGCCCTCGAGGTCGGTCCAGTCCGCGAAGTAGAGGAACTGGGCGTTGAGCTGGGTCGCCGCGGTGAGCAGCACGAGCACGTTGACGCCGAGCAGCAGCCCGGCGCGCCCGGCGAAGCGGCGCCACCCGCGGCCGGACAGCGACGGCCACCAGACCACGAGGGCGACGAACGCCGCCGTGGTGGCGAGCACCACCAGCGCCATGAACGGCCACCCGGTCAGCGAGAACACCGTGCCACCTGCTCCTCCCCGGTCGACCGGCCGCACCGGGACGCGGCGCCGTCGGCCGCTCACGGCCACCGTAGGGACGGTTGCTGCACAGGCGCTGGGTGCCGGCTGGGGATCGGCCGCCCGCGCCAGGGCAGCCCTGCCTCCAATGGGAGACTGGAGCGGTGCTGAGCTCCCTGGTCCTCTACGGCGTCCCCGAGAAGATGACGCGGCGCCTCGCGGCGACCGTCATCGGCAGCCAGGGCCTGGCCGTGTTCTTCGGTGCCCTCGTGGCCCGCGCCCTGGCCGAGGCACGCGGCGAGTCGAGCTCGGGCGCCTTCCTGGCGGTGGGGAGCGCCATCGCGGTGCTGTGCATCCTCGACGCCGGCATGCTGCGCCGCCCGTGGGGGATCACCCTGGGCTGGGTGCTCCAGCTCGCCACGCTGCTGTCCGCGTTCGTCGTGCCGATGATGCTCGCCGTGGGCCTGATCTTCGGGGCGCTGTGGGTCACCGCGCTGGTGCAGGGCGTGAAGATGGACGCGCTCACGCGGGCGCACGCGGCCGAGGCCGGCTCGGCCACGCCGCCGGCCGATCGGTAGGCTCCGGCCCATGACTGAGCGTTCCCTGGTGTTGGTGAAGCCCGACGGCTTCAAGCGCGGACTCTCCGGCGAGGTGCTGCGGCGGGTCGAGGCCAAGGGCTACACGCTCGTGGCCCTGTCGATCTTCGTCCCCGACCAGGACCGCCTGGCGCTGCACTACGCCGAGCACGAGGGCAAGCCGTTCTACGAGCCGCTGGTCGACTTCATGTCCAGCGGCCC is a genomic window containing:
- a CDS encoding alpha/beta hydrolase, with the protein product MSGRRRRVPVRPVDRGGAGGTVFSLTGWPFMALVVLATTAAFVALVVWWPSLSGRGWRRFAGRAGLLLGVNVLVLLTAATQLNAQFLYFADWTDLEGALSGTVTTTTLQRGATATDAASRAVAGAAAQRATGRLPALATTTDGSGDLLYTVRGPRSGVTGLVVVRLPAGYASHANASVRYPVLETFHGYPGSPFTWVRSMGLGSALAHQVAAHRMRPALIVSPDLQVPAGADTECVNGRPGTPQMETWLTRDVPEWVARTFRVSTNRSSWATIGISSGGWCAAMAAMLHPAQYSAAVVMGGYFRPELGPSYEPYAPGSALARRYDLVALTRRRPAPVALWMETSHTDPVSYTSSAELLKVARPPLAIDATVLQHAGHRAAVWLGLLPGALGWLGLNVPGFAPTS
- a CDS encoding DUF4233 domain-containing protein, with the translated sequence MLSSLVLYGVPEKMTRRLAATVIGSQGLAVFFGALVARALAEARGESSSGAFLAVGSAIAVLCILDAGMLRRPWGITLGWVLQLATLLSAFVVPMMLAVGLIFGALWVTALVQGVKMDALTRAHAAEAGSATPPADR